GGCGGCGGCCTCCGAGAGCGGGAACCGCTCCCCGACGACGACTTCGAGGTCGCTGGCGGCGAGCAACTCCGTCAGTTCGGGCACTGCCTTCAACACCGACTGCGGGTCGTGCTGCATCGCCCGTCCGAGGTGGAATCCGACGACCGATTTGTTCTCGAAGAGGAGGCGCGTCGTGTCCGCCTGCGCGGGGTCGCCACTGGCGACGCCGTAGGTGACGAGTCGGCCGCGGTAGTTCAGCGCGTCGAGACTCGCGTCGAACACGTCGCCGCCGACGCCGTCGAGGACGAGGTCGACCCCTTCACCGTCGGTCTCGGCTTCGATTACCTTCTCGAACGCCTCCTCGGTGTAGTCGATCGGGTGGTCGAGACCGAGACGCTCCGCGAGGTCGAGTTTCTCCCGGCTGCTGGCGGTGCCGAACGACTCTGCGCCCGCGGCGTCGGCTAACTGCACCGCCGCCGTCCCGACGCCGCCGGCGGCAGCGTGAATCAGCACGCGCTCGTCGGGGTCGAGACTGCCCCACTCGTGGAGACAGCAGTGCGCCGTGAGAAACTGCACCGGAAAGCCGGCGGCCTCAGCGTACTCCCTCCCCTGCGGAACGTCGAACAGGCCGTTCGCCGGCGTGACGACCTTCTCGGCGTACGCCCCGCCGCCGGTCATGGCGACGACCCGGTCGCCGACCTCCTGGTCGACTCCTTCCCCGACGGCGTCGACGGTTCCGGCGGCCTCCATCCCCGGCACGTACGGCGGTTCCGGGCCGCCGCGGTAGTGACCGCGCCGCTGCATGATGTCGGCGAAGTTGACGCCGGCGGCCTTCACGTCGATTCGAATTTCGCCCGGTCCTGGGTTCGGTTCCTCGACGTCGACGGGTTCGAGCGCGTCAGTTCCACCGAACTCGGTCACACGAATCGCGCGCATGGGGTCGCATAGGGGGCGGTCGCCGATAAGTTTCGGTGAACGGAAACCCCGTTGTACGCTGTTTGTGACGCGCCGCGTCTGCCCCGCTCGCAGTCGATCTCGAAGTTTTCTCACGGCCGAGCGCTAAAGTACCTTTTAGCGAGCTGTTTTCCGAACTGATCGCCGATTCCCGAGCGCGATGCCAACCGAACACGAGACGGACGCGGGCGAATCGAGCGCGGGAGATAGTGAGTTCTCGACGGGGACGACCATCGTCGGACTCGCGGCGGCGGACGCCGTCGTGTTGGCGACGGACCGCCGCGTCAGCCTCGGCGGGATGGTGTCGAGCAAGTCGACGCCGAAGGCGCTTCCCGTCGGCGACCGCGCGGCGGTGGCGTTCTCGGGGACGCTCTCGGGCGCGCAGGCGCTCGCCGACGAACTGGCGACGGAGGCACGGTTGTACGAACTTCGCCGCGGCGACCCGATATCGACGACCGCGCTGGCGTCGTACACGAGCAACCTTCTGCGCGAGAACCCGATGGGGGTGATGCCGCTCCTCGGCGGTGTCGACGGCGTCACCGACGCGGCGCTGTACCAGTTCGACGGCGGCGGCGGCCTTACCGAGCACGACGCCGTCGCCGCCGGGAGCGGCGGCCCGTACGCCTACGGACTGCTCGAATCGGTCGACACCGGGGACTTGGATGCCGACGAGGCGCGGATCCTCGGAGCGCGAGCGGTCGCCGCCGCGAGCGAACGCGACCTCGCCAGCGGGAACGGTCTCTGTCTGGCGACGGTGACGGAATCGGGCGTCGAAATCGAACAGTTCGACGACACCTCGGCGGTCGGCAGTTAGTCGAAAGCGACCGGTCAGTTCGCCGATTCGGCCGCCTCGACCGCTTTGGCCGCTTCGGTAGTCTCGCTCTCTTTGGGAGTGGTGGCGGAGTCGCCCGCGTCGGGGGCGTCCAGCGGGTCGACCGATCGGCGTTCGGCGTCGACGACGGTCGGGCCGTCGCCGACGAGCAACTGGAGTTCCTCGTCGCCGAGTCGCGTCGTCACGCGGACGCACCACGGGTCTTCGGAGAGGACCGCCTCGCGCCACTCCGACCCGAGGTTCCACAGCGGTCGGTCGGCGAGGCGTTCGCCGTGGTCGGCGTAGAAGGCGACGACGTCGGCGCCGGCGACTGGGTGGCCGTCCACGGCTGCGGGGGCGTCGGTCTCTCGGCGGTCCACATCGCCGATGTGCTCGGCGCGAACGTCGTCGCCGTCGACCTGCAGGAGGAGAAACTGGAGAAGGCGAAAATCGCCCGGAGCGGTGGATACCGTCGACGCCTCCGACACAGAGGACGTTCCGGGTGCCGTGAAGGCGCTTGCCGGCGGCGGCGCGCAGGTGTCCGTCGACGCGCTCGGCATCGAGACGACGTGTCAGAGCTCGGTGCTGAGCCTCGGAAACCGCGGTCAACACGTCCAAATCGGGCTGACGACGCAGGACGAACAGGGGATGGTGTCGCTGCCGACGGACGCGATGGTGATGCAGGAGATCGAGTTCATCGGGTCGCTCGGCATGCCGCCGACGCGCTACGACGAGATATTTCGCCTCGTCGCCAGCGGGAAACTCGACCCGAGCGCCGTCGTCTCCGAGACGGTGGGTCTCGACGACGTCCCGGAGAAACTCGACGCGATGACCGACTTCGAGACGGTCGGCATCCCAGTCATCGACGAGTTCTGAACCGAGACGGCTTTCTCGCCGGTAGCTTAACGGAAACTGCGTCCTTTCGCACCGTATGCAACTACACTGGCACCGCCGCGACCTGCGGGTGTCGGACAACCGCGCGCTCGCGGCGGCGGCCGAGGACGCCGAGCGTCGCGGCGAGGTCGTTCCGGTGTTCGTCTTCGACGACCTCGTTTTGGAGCACGCGGCCGCCTCTCGCGTACGGTACATGCTCGACGCGCTCGCGGAACTCCGAGAGCGATATCGCGGCCGCGGCAGCGACCTCGTCGCCGTCCGCGGCGACCCCTCGACGCTGCTCGTCGACCTCGCCGAGGAGTTCGACGCCGAGCGAGTCGTCTGGAACGACGACTACTCCGGACTCGCCGAGGAGCGCGACGAAGCGGTTCGAGACGCGCTCTCGGAGGCGGGAATCGAGTACGAGTCGTTCTGTGATCAAGTTCACCACGAACCCGGTGAGATTCGGACGAACGCGGGCGACCCCTACTCGGTGTTCACTTACTTCTGGAAGAAGTGGCGCGACCGCGACAAGGACGAGCCGTATCCGGAACCCGGCGCGGAGCAACTGGCGTCGATAGACGAGGACGAGGAGCTTCCGATTATCGAGGAGTTGGGCTTCGAGGAACCCGAAGCGACGATCCAGAGCGCCGGGACCGACGTGGCGCGCGAGCGACTCGCGACGTTCTGCGACGACGCCATCTTCCGCTACGCGGCCGACCGTGACTACCCGGCGCGCGGGGCGACCTCTCGGCTGTCGGCGGACCTCAAGTGGGGCACTATCGGCATCCGCGAGGTGTACGAAGCGACCGAACGGGCGAAGTCCGAGACCGACAGCGACGAGGCGGCGTCCGTCGAGGAGTTTCGTTCGCAGTTGGCGTGGCGCGAGTTCTACACGCAGGTCCTCTACTTCAACCAGCGCGTCGTCTCTGAGAACTACAAATCGTACGAGAACGACGTCGAGTGGCGCGACGACGAGGAGGGGTTGCAGGCGTGGAAAGACGGGAAGACGGGCTACCCCATCGTCGACGCCGGGATGCGCCAACTGCGGGAGGAGGCGTTCATGCACAACCGCCTGCGGATGGTCGTCGCCTCGTTTCTGACGAAGGACTTGCTCGTCGACTGGCGCGAGGGGTACGACCACTTTCGGACGCTGCTCGCCGACCACGACACTGGGAACGACAACGGGGGGTGGCAGTGGGCCGCCTCGACGGGTACCGACGCCCAGCCGTACTTCCGCGTGTTCAACCCGATGACACAGGGCGAACGCTACGACCCCGACGCCGAGTATATCAGACGGTACGTCCCCGAGTTGGCGGGCGTCGACGCAGACACGATTCACTCGTGGCACGAACTGTTGGACGAAGAGCGCGGAGACGCCGCTCCCGACTACCCCGACCCCATCGTCGACCACGCCGAGCGACGCGAGGAAGCGATCTCGATGTTCGAGCGGGCGCGCGGCGGAGCGGAGGAATGAACTCCGGCTCGTAGACGGGCGAACTGTTGACCACCAATCCGTCCTCATGCGGTGCCAGAAATCCTGCAATGACGTTCAGAACGCCTCCGGTTCGGTTCTCGGTGTCGAAGATTCATCGTTCTTGGGGAAGTAATTATAAACCTTACTCACGTCGCGAACAACGACAGGGTGGGCCGACACCGCGTGGAGGCCATCCCACCGAACAGGTACACATGGAACACGAGAGTTCACAGCAGACGGTAGATGCGGAGCGTACGGCACCGTGGGGAGAGCAGATCGTCGAGGGATTGACGACGTACGGCGAACGGGCAGGCGACGCCCTGCTGTACAGTTCGGGGTACCTCGCGGTCATCGCGATGGTGGAACTCGCCATCGTGATGACGATTCTCGGCATCGAAGCGAACCCCGCGCCGCTGGTCGTGGCACTCGTCACCTTCGCCGTCTACTCGTACGACCGACTCGTCGATGTCGATGCCGACGAGATGTCGAATCCGCGTCAGTCGGCCTTTATCAGGCGACACCGCGACGTACTGTATCTGCTGGCGTCGGTCTCCTACGGGTTCGCCGTCGCGCTGTCGGTGCTCGGCGGGCCGTTCGCGCTGGCCATCACGCTACTGCCGGGAATGTTCGGCGTGTTGTACGCCTCCGACTGGATTCCGAGCGTCGGCGTCCAAGTCGCTCGGTTCAAAGATATTCTGGTCGTCAACACGGCCGTTGTGGCGTTCGCGTGGGCGGTCACGCTGACCTTCCTGCCGCTGACGTTCGCCGGACGGATGTTCACCCCCGCCGCAGGCGTCGTCTTCTGCTACTTCTTCCTGCGTTCTTTCGTCGACACCGAACTGCCCAACGTCGGGGACATCGAGAGCGACCGCGCGTCCGGCGTCTCGACGCTCCCCATCGTCCTCGGCGTCCGAGGAGCGCGCTACGCGCTGTACGGCGTCGACCTCCTCTCGCTCGGTCTGGTCGTCTTCGCGATCGGCACCGATCTCGTCTCGTCCGGCGTCGCTGCGGCGATGGGCGTCGGAATCCTCTACTCGCTGGTGCTCGTCTCCCGAATCGGACGGACTGACGACTACGAACTGCTCAACCTGGTCTCGGAGTGCGAGTATCTCCTAGTCGGTGGCGTGATGGCCGCAGTCGTCGTCTTGGGCGTCTGAGCGGGGCGCAGCTCGACCGGTCCGGGTCGAGCGGAACCGTCACCGAGGCACCGTTCCGTCGGTTTCTTAATATGTGAGCGGTCACATCGGACAGTACACCGGTGAGCGCACTCAGCCAACTGTACGTCGTCGTACTCGCCACCGTCGGTATCGGGTTGACCGCGGCGCTACTCGCGTGGCGCGAGCGGCCCGAACCGGGAGCGACGCCGCTGGTCGCTATGTTGGCTGGGCAGAGTTGGTGGTCGGTGTTCTTCGCGTTCGAACTGCAGGCGACGACGCTCGCCGCCAAGGCGTTCTGGTCCGACGTTCAGTGGCTCGGCGTCGTCGTCATCCCCGTCGCGTGGGTGTTGTTCGCGATGGAGTACACCGGCCGCGACCAGTACGTGCGACCGAAGTACGTCGCGCTTCTCTCCGTCGTTCCCGTTCTCACCGTCGTTCTGGCGATGACCGGCGCCTATCACGACTTACTCTATACGGGGTCGGAGCTCGTCGAGCGGGGCAACGTTGACGTACTGCGGCGAATCGGCGGCCCGTGGTACTGGGTGGCCGCCAGCTACACTTACCTCCTCGGGGCCGTCGGGTCTGTTCCGTTGGTCGGCTACGTACGGAGTGAAACCGCACAGTTCCGCGGTCAGAGCGTCGCACTCTTGGTCGGCACTGCCGCGCCGTGGGCGAGCAACGTCCTCTTTCTGTACGGGGCGGTGCCGATTCCGGGACTCGACCCGACGCCGGTCGCGTTCGCCGTCTCCGGCGTCGCCTACCTCGGTGCGCTCACCAGATTTCGGCTGCTTGGGACCAGTCCCGCACCCAACCGCCGGGCGCGACGGCTCGTCTTCGAGCGCATGCAGGACGCCGCCATCGTCGTCGACAGTCACGACTACGTCGTCGACATGAACGAGAGTGCGACGGAGATGCTCGGGACAACGCCCGGAGAGGCGCTCGGTCGACCCGCTCGGGAGGTCCTCCCGAGGAACGGCAACGTTCCCGACATCGGCACGACGTCGGAGTACGTCTCCGTCAACGAACGGAACGGACAACGACATTACGACGTCGCCGTGACGCAAGTCAGCGACTTCCACGGCCGGAACGTCGGCCGTGTCATCTCCTATCACAACGTCGACGAACACCTGCGTCACCAACAGCGCCTCGAAGTGCTCAACCGCGTCCTCCGACACAACATCCGCAACGAGACGAACGTCATCTACGGCTACGCAGACCTTCTCGCGGACGAAGGCGGCGCCGAGAGTGACCGCGCCGAGATAATCAAAGAACGCGCGATAACCATAGCCGACATGGGCGAGAAAGCCAGACAGATCGTCGATATCTTCGAGCAGGTTCGTCAGGAACCGCGGGCAGTTCCGTTCGACGACCTCGCGTCCAAACACGTCGCCGACGCCGACGAGCGCTTTCCGGAGGTCGACCTTCGGGTCGGGCCGCTCCCCGCCGGCGTCCGCGTGAACGCGGTTCTCGGCCCGGCGCTCTCGAATCTCGTCGAGAACGCTGCTGAACACAACACCGAACCCGGCGCGCGCGTCGAGGTGGACGCGACCGCTTCGGACGGATGGCTTCACGTCGTCGTCGCCGACAACGGACCTGGCATCGACGACCACGAGCGGGCCGTGCTCGAACGCGGAACCGAAACGGCACTCGAACACGGCAGCGGTCTCGGTCTCTGGCTGGTCACGTGGGCGGTCGGCATCGCCGGCGGGACCGTCGAGTTCGAGGAGAACGATCCGACGGGATCGGTCGTCACCGTCGAGGTGCCGGTCGTCTCGTCGGCGGGCAAGTCGGACATCGACTCGAGCAGCAACGAGACGCGTGCGGAACCGAGCGAACCCACGACGGTCGACGACTGACCCGCTCGGGTAACGGCTTTCTCCTCGGCGGGCGCACAGCCACCATGCGCGTAGACATCGTCCTCTACGACGGCTTCGACGAACTCGACGCCGTCGGCCCGTACGAAGTGTTCTCGACCGCAGCGACGTTCGGCGCCGAGTTCGACGTTCGACTCGTGACGCTCGACGACCGCGACTCGGTGACTGCGAGTCACGGTCTCCGCGTCGGCGTCCACGGCGTCCTCCCCGAGGCGGACGCGGACGACCGGCCGGACCTCGTCGTCGTCCCCGGCGGCGGGTGGAATGACCGAAGCGAGGCAGGGGCGAGAGCGGAGGCCGAACGCGGCGCGATTCCCGAAGCCGTCGCCGACCTGCACGGTGCGGGAGCGACTGTCGCGTCCGTCTGCACCGGCGGGATGCTGCTGGCGACCGCCGGACTCACCGACGGGCGGCCCGCGGTGACCCACGGCGGCGCG
This genomic stretch from Haloprofundus salilacus harbors:
- a CDS encoding quinone oxidoreductase family protein, with amino-acid sequence MRAIRVTEFGGTDALEPVDVEEPNPGPGEIRIDVKAAGVNFADIMQRRGHYRGGPEPPYVPGMEAAGTVDAVGEGVDQEVGDRVVAMTGGGAYAEKVVTPANGLFDVPQGREYAEAAGFPVQFLTAHCCLHEWGSLDPDERVLIHAAAGGVGTAAVQLADAAGAESFGTASSREKLDLAERLGLDHPIDYTEEAFEKVIEAETDGEGVDLVLDGVGGDVFDASLDALNYRGRLVTYGVASGDPAQADTTRLLFENKSVVGFHLGRAMQHDPQSVLKAVPELTELLAASDLEVVVGERFPLSEAAAAHEYIENRRSTGKVVLEP
- a CDS encoding proteasome subunit beta, giving the protein MPTEHETDAGESSAGDSEFSTGTTIVGLAAADAVVLATDRRVSLGGMVSSKSTPKALPVGDRAAVAFSGTLSGAQALADELATEARLYELRRGDPISTTALASYTSNLLRENPMGVMPLLGGVDGVTDAALYQFDGGGGLTEHDAVAAGSGGPYAYGLLESVDTGDLDADEARILGARAVAAASERDLASGNGLCLATVTESGVEIEQFDDTSAVGS
- a CDS encoding DUF7351 domain-containing protein, whose protein sequence is MDRRETDAPAAVDGHPVAGADVVAFYADHGERLADRPLWNLGSEWREAVLSEDPWCVRVTTRLGDEELQLLVGDGPTVVDAERRSVDPLDAPDAGDSATTPKESETTEAAKAVEAAESAN
- a CDS encoding cryptochrome/photolyase family protein, with product MQLHWHRRDLRVSDNRALAAAAEDAERRGEVVPVFVFDDLVLEHAAASRVRYMLDALAELRERYRGRGSDLVAVRGDPSTLLVDLAEEFDAERVVWNDDYSGLAEERDEAVRDALSEAGIEYESFCDQVHHEPGEIRTNAGDPYSVFTYFWKKWRDRDKDEPYPEPGAEQLASIDEDEELPIIEELGFEEPEATIQSAGTDVARERLATFCDDAIFRYAADRDYPARGATSRLSADLKWGTIGIREVYEATERAKSETDSDEAASVEEFRSQLAWREFYTQVLYFNQRVVSENYKSYENDVEWRDDEEGLQAWKDGKTGYPIVDAGMRQLREEAFMHNRLRMVVASFLTKDLLVDWREGYDHFRTLLADHDTGNDNGGWQWAASTGTDAQPYFRVFNPMTQGERYDPDAEYIRRYVPELAGVDADTIHSWHELLDEERGDAAPDYPDPIVDHAERREEAISMFERARGGAEE
- a CDS encoding UbiA family prenyltransferase, with the protein product MEHESSQQTVDAERTAPWGEQIVEGLTTYGERAGDALLYSSGYLAVIAMVELAIVMTILGIEANPAPLVVALVTFAVYSYDRLVDVDADEMSNPRQSAFIRRHRDVLYLLASVSYGFAVALSVLGGPFALAITLLPGMFGVLYASDWIPSVGVQVARFKDILVVNTAVVAFAWAVTLTFLPLTFAGRMFTPAAGVVFCYFFLRSFVDTELPNVGDIESDRASGVSTLPIVLGVRGARYALYGVDLLSLGLVVFAIGTDLVSSGVAAAMGVGILYSLVLVSRIGRTDDYELLNLVSECEYLLVGGVMAAVVVLGV
- a CDS encoding histidine kinase N-terminal 7TM domain-containing protein, coding for MSALSQLYVVVLATVGIGLTAALLAWRERPEPGATPLVAMLAGQSWWSVFFAFELQATTLAAKAFWSDVQWLGVVVIPVAWVLFAMEYTGRDQYVRPKYVALLSVVPVLTVVLAMTGAYHDLLYTGSELVERGNVDVLRRIGGPWYWVAASYTYLLGAVGSVPLVGYVRSETAQFRGQSVALLVGTAAPWASNVLFLYGAVPIPGLDPTPVAFAVSGVAYLGALTRFRLLGTSPAPNRRARRLVFERMQDAAIVVDSHDYVVDMNESATEMLGTTPGEALGRPAREVLPRNGNVPDIGTTSEYVSVNERNGQRHYDVAVTQVSDFHGRNVGRVISYHNVDEHLRHQQRLEVLNRVLRHNIRNETNVIYGYADLLADEGGAESDRAEIIKERAITIADMGEKARQIVDIFEQVRQEPRAVPFDDLASKHVADADERFPEVDLRVGPLPAGVRVNAVLGPALSNLVENAAEHNTEPGARVEVDATASDGWLHVVVADNGPGIDDHERAVLERGTETALEHGSGLGLWLVTWAVGIAGGTVEFEENDPTGSVVTVEVPVVSSAGKSDIDSSSNETRAEPSEPTTVDD
- a CDS encoding DJ-1/PfpI family protein — protein: MRVDIVLYDGFDELDAVGPYEVFSTAATFGAEFDVRLVTLDDRDSVTASHGLRVGVHGVLPEADADDRPDLVVVPGGGWNDRSEAGARAEAERGAIPEAVADLHGAGATVASVCTGGMLLATAGLTDGRPAVTHGGALDDLRESGAEVVDARFVDDGDLLTAGGVTSGIDLSLHLVEREAGAEIADRVATELEYERRETPYQG